The proteins below come from a single Mesobacillus jeotgali genomic window:
- a CDS encoding alpha/beta hydrolase, with the protein MLEGVRSRDDWNRKRESIQRKWLSCIGGLPRLVDMSMTIDSWAANEDHYLIKIRYSSVYDDWVTANLLIPKLHDAHITNDEEVQVMLFSGRGFSEKAFPAILALHPTSETGKDDISLSTGRMNRQYGLELVKRGYVVLAPDTVTAGERILDDDKPFHTASFYQKHPEWSAVAKMIIDHQQGISLLQAFKLVDPERIGVIGHSLGGYNAYFLAGADQRVKAVVCSCGFSPLADDPETHRWGRREWFSHIPKLSDDIAQGKTPFEFNEIAALAASTPLFMWMAKMIGSSLIGSRQQRVSQTCILYMNGWERKGNSLP; encoded by the coding sequence TTGCTGGAGGGGGTACGATCGCGTGATGACTGGAACAGGAAGAGGGAATCGATTCAGCGCAAATGGCTAAGTTGTATCGGAGGCCTTCCACGGCTTGTCGATATGAGTATGACAATCGATTCTTGGGCGGCCAATGAAGACCATTATCTTATCAAAATTCGCTATTCTTCAGTTTACGATGATTGGGTAACGGCTAATTTGCTAATCCCAAAGCTTCATGACGCTCATATAACCAATGATGAAGAAGTACAGGTGATGCTATTTTCCGGCAGAGGTTTTTCAGAAAAGGCCTTTCCTGCAATACTTGCACTACACCCTACGAGTGAGACTGGAAAGGACGACATCAGTTTGTCCACAGGAAGAATGAACCGCCAATACGGCCTGGAGCTTGTGAAAAGGGGTTATGTGGTGCTCGCACCTGATACGGTCACGGCTGGAGAGAGAATTCTGGATGATGACAAGCCTTTCCATACTGCCTCTTTTTATCAAAAGCATCCCGAATGGTCTGCTGTCGCAAAAATGATAATTGACCATCAGCAAGGTATAAGCCTGCTCCAAGCCTTTAAATTGGTGGATCCAGAGAGAATTGGTGTAATCGGCCATTCGCTAGGAGGCTATAATGCTTATTTTCTTGCAGGTGCTGATCAAAGAGTCAAGGCAGTGGTCTGCAGCTGCGGCTTCTCTCCTTTGGCTGATGATCCTGAAACTCATCGTTGGGGCAGGAGAGAGTGGTTTTCCCATATCCCGAAGCTTAGTGACGATATAGCTCAAGGGAAAACACCATTTGAATTTAATGAGATTGCCGCGCTGGCTGCGTCGACACCGTTATTTATGTGGATGGCCAAAATGATCGGATCTTCCCTCATTGGAAGTCGGCAGCAGAGGGTCTCGCAGACTTGCATACTTTATATGAATGGCTGGGAGAGGAAGGGAAATTCACTTCCTTGA
- a CDS encoding extracellular solute-binding protein, which yields MLKRKSDFEDRYNKFIRDLKEEIISGRIRPGEFILPENTLSKEYDLSRVSIRKALAQLVEEGLIEKIPGKGNRVTIPHDTQKQTINLGWFSDSYEIEIVELIIKRFEQLNPYIKVNLQILPNSQYVYNLTESIGAGNGPDVFVVSDYHFRQMAETEQLGVIEPFLPENINPEKDSYDKVFEMFTYQQKLLVTPFVFSPVMICYNQKMFEKAGIPEKVKMETWDDLLDIARRNTKDTDGNQLIDQYGFCFSSLTNRWPVFLLQNNGRFMSDDRSKSRMNSKENIEALDFCVDLMYKHQVSPIFSHGSNVLAENLFMRERAAMILTTYYFMNEFRDHKIKWDILPPPKKSVPATLLLGGALGINADSQVKEAAQALVSYMVSTEAQTMVKQNGCTIPVLRFVAEDNYLLQPGVHPPHYNAFKDIMPHAVTVKDLNVTIKELELIESELHLLWANMEKAEVSCKRIDDMLNKGVIVS from the coding sequence ATGCTGAAAAGAAAAAGTGATTTTGAGGATCGGTACAATAAGTTCATCCGCGACCTCAAAGAAGAGATTATCTCAGGGAGAATTCGTCCTGGTGAATTCATCCTTCCCGAAAATACATTAAGCAAAGAATATGATTTAAGTCGTGTTTCCATTAGGAAGGCACTGGCACAGTTGGTGGAGGAAGGCCTGATTGAGAAGATACCTGGAAAAGGAAACAGGGTTACGATTCCACACGATACCCAGAAGCAAACCATTAATCTTGGCTGGTTTTCGGATTCTTATGAAATTGAAATAGTAGAACTAATCATTAAACGGTTCGAACAGTTGAATCCTTATATCAAGGTAAACCTTCAAATCCTGCCTAACAGTCAATATGTGTATAATTTGACGGAGTCAATCGGAGCAGGCAACGGTCCAGATGTGTTCGTTGTATCCGATTACCATTTCCGGCAGATGGCTGAGACGGAGCAATTGGGCGTCATTGAGCCATTTTTACCTGAAAATATCAATCCAGAAAAGGATAGCTATGACAAGGTTTTTGAAATGTTCACTTATCAACAGAAACTGCTCGTCACACCATTCGTATTTTCTCCGGTTATGATTTGCTACAACCAAAAGATGTTTGAAAAAGCGGGAATTCCTGAAAAAGTGAAGATGGAAACATGGGACGACTTGCTGGATATTGCCCGCCGCAATACAAAAGATACTGATGGTAACCAATTAATCGATCAATACGGATTTTGTTTCTCATCATTGACAAACCGCTGGCCAGTTTTCCTTTTGCAAAACAATGGGCGATTCATGTCAGATGACCGTTCAAAGTCACGAATGAACAGCAAAGAAAACATCGAAGCGCTCGATTTTTGTGTGGACCTGATGTATAAACATCAAGTTTCGCCTATTTTTTCACATGGGAGCAATGTCCTTGCTGAAAATCTTTTCATGCGTGAACGTGCAGCTATGATTTTAACAACCTATTATTTTATGAATGAGTTCAGGGATCACAAAATTAAATGGGATATCCTCCCTCCACCGAAGAAGTCAGTACCCGCTACATTGCTGCTTGGCGGAGCGCTGGGAATCAATGCAGACAGTCAGGTGAAGGAAGCAGCCCAGGCACTGGTTAGCTATATGGTCAGTACAGAGGCGCAAACGATGGTCAAACAGAATGGCTGTACGATTCCAGTCCTGCGTTTCGTGGCTGAAGACAATTACTTGCTCCAGCCAGGGGTGCATCCGCCACATTACAATGCCTTCAAGGACATTATGCCCCATGCTGTGACCGTAAAGGATCTCAATGTGACAATTAAGGAACTGGAATTGATTGAAAGTGAGCTTCATTTGTTATGGGCCAATATGGAAAAAGCAGAAGTCAGCTGCAAAAGGATTGATGACATGCTAAACAAAGGAGTCATCGTTTCTTAG
- a CDS encoding dihydrodipicolinate synthase family protein, translating into MLNENIKQLLFEGTVIPAHPLALNEDRSLDEDSQRRLTNYYMDAGAGGIAVGVHTTQFEIRDPEFNLYERVLRLAVEEVNKKNLTRPFIKIAGICGPADQAVEEAQIAKGLGYDMGLLSNGGLSGLSEAELLDRTRKVADVIPVFGFYLQPSVGGRPFSYEFWKEFAEIPNVQAIKIAPFNRYQTLDVVRAVCHSSRCEEIALYTGNDDNIVNDLLTTYQVNVNGQPVKKQIIGGLLGHWAVWTKKAVELFDEIKAVRDQDTIPASLLTKGQEITDANAVFFDSANSFKGCIAGINEVLARQGLIKGNWCLLDKEKLSTGQDNEIDRIYQDYPHLNDDAFVKQILFESTK; encoded by the coding sequence ATGTTGAATGAAAATATTAAACAGCTATTGTTTGAGGGTACCGTCATCCCTGCTCACCCACTGGCATTGAACGAGGACCGTAGCCTCGACGAAGACAGCCAAAGAAGGCTGACGAACTACTATATGGATGCTGGCGCTGGGGGAATTGCCGTCGGTGTGCATACCACTCAATTTGAAATCAGGGACCCTGAATTCAATCTTTATGAAAGGGTTTTGCGCCTTGCTGTAGAAGAAGTTAACAAGAAGAACCTTACTCGCCCATTCATCAAAATCGCAGGTATATGCGGACCAGCCGATCAGGCGGTTGAAGAAGCGCAAATTGCCAAAGGATTGGGCTACGATATGGGATTGCTTAGCAATGGCGGTTTATCTGGGCTCTCGGAAGCAGAGCTTCTCGACAGGACCAGAAAGGTCGCAGACGTGATTCCAGTTTTCGGTTTTTACTTACAGCCATCGGTAGGCGGACGACCCTTTTCCTATGAATTCTGGAAAGAGTTTGCCGAAATCCCGAACGTCCAAGCGATTAAAATCGCCCCTTTTAACCGCTATCAGACACTTGATGTCGTAAGAGCCGTTTGCCATTCTTCACGCTGTGAAGAAATCGCCCTGTACACAGGCAACGATGATAATATTGTCAACGACCTGTTAACAACTTACCAGGTCAATGTCAACGGTCAACCTGTCAAAAAGCAGATAATTGGCGGCTTGCTTGGACACTGGGCTGTCTGGACGAAAAAAGCTGTGGAATTGTTCGATGAAATCAAAGCTGTCCGAGACCAGGATACTATCCCTGCTTCCCTCCTGACAAAAGGACAGGAAATCACAGATGCAAATGCTGTATTCTTTGATTCAGCCAACAGCTTTAAAGGATGCATCGCTGGTATCAACGAGGTACTTGCTCGGCAAGGTCTTATTAAGGGAAACTGGTGCCTGCTTGATAAGGAAAAACTGAGTACTGGCCAAGATAACGAGATTGACCGGATTTATCAAGACTACCCGCACTTGAATGACGATGCCTTTGTAAAACAAATCCTTTTTGAATCAACAAAATAG
- a CDS encoding NAD-dependent epimerase/dehydratase family protein, protein MKTIAEIEEVMTIPSEELINDLCSLDGDILILGVGGKMGPTLAKMAVRALRKGNSAKKVIGVSRFSSGTLQEELEAAGVETIAADLLNDDHLQNLPDVKNIIYMAGNKFGTKGNEHYTWGMNAYLPGRVAEKFKDSKIVVFSTGNVYPLVPVSQAGCDEEHPVNPIGEYAQSCLGRERIFTNFSHRNNTPMTIFRLNYAIDMRYGVLLEIARQVYEGKTIDLTMGHVNVIWQGDANEYALRSLLLADSPPAILNATGPETISIRWLAEQFGKAFNKEVLFVNEEQPTALLNNSAKAHQLFGYPKVSLNQMISWTADWVKEDGYVLNKPTHFQERQGAF, encoded by the coding sequence ATGAAAACAATTGCAGAAATTGAAGAAGTCATGACTATTCCCTCGGAAGAATTGATCAACGATTTGTGCAGCCTTGATGGCGACATCCTCATCCTTGGCGTGGGAGGAAAGATGGGGCCGACGCTGGCAAAAATGGCTGTCCGTGCACTGAGAAAAGGAAATTCAGCAAAGAAAGTCATTGGGGTCTCTAGATTTTCTTCCGGCACTCTACAGGAAGAGCTAGAAGCTGCTGGCGTAGAAACAATTGCCGCAGATCTCTTAAATGACGATCATCTTCAAAATCTGCCAGACGTCAAAAACATAATCTATATGGCCGGGAATAAATTCGGAACAAAAGGCAATGAACATTACACTTGGGGAATGAATGCCTACCTGCCAGGACGCGTAGCCGAGAAGTTTAAGGATTCCAAAATTGTTGTTTTTTCAACAGGCAATGTCTACCCTCTTGTACCAGTTTCGCAAGCTGGATGTGATGAAGAGCACCCTGTCAATCCAATTGGCGAGTACGCGCAATCCTGTCTCGGAAGGGAGCGAATCTTCACGAACTTCTCCCATCGAAACAACACACCGATGACAATCTTCCGACTGAATTACGCAATTGATATGCGCTATGGGGTCTTACTCGAAATTGCCCGCCAGGTATATGAAGGAAAAACAATTGATTTAACGATGGGACATGTGAATGTCATCTGGCAGGGCGATGCCAATGAATATGCTCTTCGCTCCCTGTTACTGGCCGACAGTCCGCCAGCAATCCTGAATGCGACTGGCCCTGAGACGATTTCTATCAGATGGCTTGCAGAACAATTTGGCAAGGCCTTCAATAAGGAAGTCTTATTCGTGAATGAAGAACAGCCTACCGCGCTGTTGAATAACTCTGCCAAAGCACACCAGCTGTTCGGATATCCTAAAGTGTCTTTGAACCAAATGATTTCCTGGACTGCGGACTGGGTCAAGGAAGATGGATATGTCCTGAACAAGCCGACGCATTTTCAAGAACGCCAAGGAGCTTTTTAA
- a CDS encoding Nramp family divalent metal transporter: MESGVNQSPITPGQEAGVKKKNFFSLLGPAFITSALVLGPGSLTLSSKIGAIYGMQLVWVLAVVVFFMMIYTEMSTRIGLATKESFIQVMKNKWGKPASLLIGLGAFLVTASFQAGNALGSGLAISTITGFSSTFWIAAITLLGMALLFAKNFYKILEKLMLGLVLIMLVSFVITLILTKPSITEIFSGFVPIIPDGSLPLIIALTATSFSIVGAAYQSYLVQEKGWTLQQNSSSIKETYWGIFILGFISMMIMICAAAILKPQSIVVNSVSEMGLALEPLYGNWATILFMVGLFGASFSSQMGNATIGGSMLADGLGLGSKLSSKAVKGLILLVMAFGSLIGIIFGAAPINMIIFAQAITIVIVPFIAIALLVVANDEKIMGSLKNTLWKNIFGIAGLIVLILLAVNNIINIFLK, from the coding sequence ATGGAGTCTGGTGTTAACCAAAGTCCTATTACTCCTGGTCAGGAAGCTGGAGTAAAGAAGAAGAATTTTTTTAGTCTTTTAGGACCTGCTTTTATTACATCTGCATTGGTGCTTGGTCCAGGCAGTTTGACGCTGTCTTCAAAGATCGGGGCTATTTATGGAATGCAGTTGGTCTGGGTGCTGGCAGTTGTCGTCTTTTTTATGATGATTTATACCGAAATGAGCACAAGGATCGGTCTTGCAACTAAGGAGTCATTCATCCAGGTTATGAAGAATAAATGGGGTAAACCTGCTTCACTCTTAATTGGGTTAGGAGCATTTCTCGTTACAGCATCTTTCCAGGCTGGAAATGCTCTAGGTTCTGGGCTGGCAATCTCTACGATTACGGGCTTTTCTTCAACATTTTGGATAGCAGCGATAACATTGCTAGGCATGGCACTCTTATTCGCTAAGAACTTTTATAAAATCCTTGAAAAACTAATGCTTGGTCTGGTTCTCATCATGCTTGTCTCCTTTGTGATTACTCTTATTTTAACAAAGCCTTCTATCACTGAAATCTTTTCTGGATTTGTCCCAATCATTCCAGATGGTTCACTTCCTCTCATCATCGCGCTCACAGCTACAAGCTTTTCTATCGTTGGGGCGGCTTATCAATCTTACCTTGTCCAGGAAAAAGGCTGGACGCTCCAGCAGAACAGCTCGAGCATTAAGGAAACCTATTGGGGAATTTTCATTCTTGGATTCATCTCGATGATGATCATGATTTGCGCAGCCGCCATCCTCAAGCCGCAGAGTATCGTCGTTAATTCCGTTTCAGAAATGGGTTTAGCCTTGGAGCCTCTCTATGGGAACTGGGCGACAATTTTATTCATGGTCGGGTTATTCGGCGCCTCCTTTTCGTCTCAAATGGGGAATGCCACCATTGGCGGATCCATGCTGGCTGACGGGCTCGGACTTGGCAGCAAGCTCTCCTCCAAAGCGGTTAAGGGGCTCATTTTACTTGTCATGGCATTTGGCTCACTGATTGGGATCATCTTTGGAGCTGCGCCGATTAATATGATCATTTTTGCCCAGGCGATTACGATTGTTATAGTTCCTTTCATCGCCATAGCTCTCCTTGTCGTGGCAAACGATGAAAAGATCATGGGATCATTAAAAAATACTCTTTGGAAAAACATTTTTGGAATCGCTGGATTAATTGTTCTGATTTTGCTGGCAGTTAACAATATTATTAATATCTTTCTCAAATAA
- a CDS encoding DegT/DnrJ/EryC1/StrS family aminotransferase — protein MSHTRLAIHGGESVKKTAFGTGKRFGLEEARELLEALEQNTLFYHFGGKVKKFLAVFNDMYQVRYSVATSSGTAALHVALGAAGVTAGDEVITSPITDQGTVIGILYQNAVPVFADLDPHSYNMTAENIEKKITAKTKAILVVHLAGNPCDMDSIMELARKHNLKVIEDCAQSYLTTYKGRLTGTIGDYGCFSTNDFKHISTGDGGIVTVNSGNEADYFTTHAFADKNYHRHGNSVTKDLEYLAPNYRMTELQGAVGIAQLQKLEWICTRRNEFGERLNEGLTGLKGIIPMKITDGGWCSYWFYMLTLNLDELSCTRAEFSDALTAEGIPNQAGYIPKVLYAQSLFQERQAYKNSHYPFDQGTYDYSPGSCPNAEQILNTAVRLNLNEFYSNQDIEEMISAVSKVAAYYAR, from the coding sequence ATGAGTCATACTCGGTTAGCCATACATGGCGGCGAAAGTGTGAAAAAGACCGCTTTTGGGACAGGAAAGCGGTTCGGGCTTGAAGAAGCGAGAGAGTTGCTTGAGGCTCTTGAGCAAAATACCCTGTTTTACCACTTCGGGGGAAAAGTAAAAAAGTTCCTAGCTGTTTTTAACGATATGTATCAGGTGAGATATAGTGTTGCGACTTCGTCAGGCACTGCGGCCCTGCATGTAGCTCTCGGCGCTGCTGGCGTTACTGCAGGTGACGAGGTGATCACGAGCCCGATTACAGATCAGGGGACGGTTATCGGAATCCTCTATCAAAATGCGGTTCCAGTGTTCGCCGATCTCGATCCGCACAGCTATAACATGACAGCAGAAAACATAGAAAAGAAGATTACGGCGAAAACGAAGGCGATTCTGGTTGTCCATCTTGCCGGAAATCCGTGTGATATGGATTCTATCATGGAGCTGGCACGAAAACATAACCTCAAGGTGATTGAGGATTGTGCCCAGAGCTACCTCACGACTTATAAGGGACGTTTAACAGGGACAATTGGTGACTACGGCTGTTTCAGCACCAATGATTTTAAGCATATTTCTACCGGGGATGGCGGCATTGTCACGGTCAACTCAGGGAATGAAGCAGATTATTTTACCACGCATGCGTTTGCGGATAAGAACTATCACCGACATGGGAATTCAGTCACGAAGGATTTAGAGTACCTGGCACCGAATTACCGTATGACAGAACTACAGGGAGCCGTAGGAATTGCACAGCTCCAGAAGCTTGAATGGATCTGCACGAGAAGGAACGAGTTCGGTGAAAGACTGAATGAAGGTCTAACAGGCCTGAAAGGCATCATACCGATGAAAATAACTGACGGGGGATGGTGCAGCTATTGGTTTTACATGCTAACGCTTAATTTAGACGAACTGAGCTGCACACGAGCAGAATTCTCTGATGCACTCACAGCGGAAGGGATTCCTAACCAGGCTGGTTATATCCCAAAGGTTCTCTATGCGCAGTCGTTATTTCAGGAAAGGCAAGCCTATAAGAATAGCCACTATCCGTTCGACCAGGGAACATATGATTATTCACCGGGCAGCTGTCCTAACGCCGAACAAATCCTTAATACTGCTGTTCGCCTAAACTTGAATGAGTTTTATTCTAATCAGGATATTGAAGAAATGATCAGTGCTGTAAGTAAGGTAGCTGCTTATTATGCAAGGTGA
- a CDS encoding IS110 family transposase yields MDFKQNQKINQVTEKTLVVGIDIAKLTHYACFVDDRGRVLQKSFSVTQSGGGFELFYQRVLAAMRENGKTEVLIGIEPTGHYWLNIAYFLEERGIPLAMVNPMHVRRSKELDDNLPTKHDRKDALVIARLLKDGRFSYPRILKGLEAELRVGSTFRSKLTDELGAVKNMIIRWLDRYFPEFVQVFPTFGKMAMAVLEYTPFPSDLHEKQPDEILTLYRKAEGLKSPQRPKALRLMEVAANSIGITEGREMARIEIATLVRRFHQLEKDIENITQHLVELVKTTVEYEWLSTVPGLGDTTIVDLLAEIGSFSHYEDPRQLIKLAGLTLRENSSGLHKGQKRISKRGRRKLRALLFRVMMPMIRHNEAFKKLHEYYTNRQVNPLRKKQSIVVLCGKLLKVLHGISTKHKAFDAKRMMRDIPSLAEAA; encoded by the coding sequence ATGGATTTTAAACAAAATCAGAAAATAAATCAAGTCACCGAAAAAACACTTGTAGTCGGTATCGACATTGCGAAGCTGACACACTATGCCTGCTTTGTGGACGATCGAGGACGAGTGCTCCAAAAATCTTTCTCTGTTACTCAATCTGGAGGTGGATTCGAGCTTTTCTATCAGCGTGTTCTCGCTGCCATGAGAGAGAACGGAAAAACAGAGGTCCTCATCGGGATTGAACCAACAGGCCATTACTGGCTCAATATAGCCTATTTCCTTGAGGAAAGGGGCATTCCCCTGGCGATGGTCAATCCGATGCATGTAAGGCGATCTAAAGAGCTGGATGACAACTTACCAACCAAACATGACCGTAAAGATGCACTAGTGATCGCTCGACTGTTGAAAGACGGACGGTTCAGTTATCCTCGCATCTTGAAAGGATTGGAGGCCGAACTTCGCGTTGGGTCAACGTTTAGAAGTAAATTGACAGATGAATTGGGTGCTGTCAAGAACATGATTATTCGCTGGCTGGATCGCTATTTTCCAGAGTTCGTTCAGGTTTTTCCGACTTTTGGAAAGATGGCCATGGCGGTACTTGAATATACCCCATTTCCGAGTGACCTTCACGAGAAACAGCCCGATGAAATTTTAACCCTTTATCGGAAGGCTGAGGGGCTTAAATCCCCACAAAGACCGAAAGCGTTGCGCCTTATGGAAGTCGCAGCCAACTCTATTGGAATAACAGAAGGACGTGAGATGGCCCGTATTGAGATCGCCACACTCGTCCGTCGTTTCCATCAACTAGAAAAAGATATCGAAAACATTACTCAACACTTGGTTGAGCTTGTAAAAACGACTGTAGAATACGAATGGCTATCAACGGTTCCAGGACTTGGAGATACAACGATTGTCGATCTATTAGCGGAAATCGGCAGCTTTTCACACTACGAAGATCCACGCCAACTAATCAAACTAGCGGGACTAACGTTACGTGAAAACTCTTCCGGCCTGCATAAAGGACAAAAACGCATCTCCAAACGGGGCAGAAGAAAGCTGCGGGCCCTCCTTTTCCGAGTGATGATGCCAATGATTCGACACAATGAAGCATTTAAGAAACTACACGAGTACTACACAAACCGTCAGGTTAATCCTTTACGCAAGAAGCAATCCATCGTGGTTCTATGCGGGAAGCTATTAAAAGTTTTACACGGAATTAGCACAAAACACAAAGCGTTTGACGCAAAGCGAATGATGAGGGATATTCCTAGTCTCGCAGAGGCTGCATAA
- a CDS encoding heparinase II/III family protein produces MDTIQFLKDLKPHPRILFNAREIKEIKSRVSVDDAAGASAISFGEIWEEVQQQAEKYLAENDFKVAYPSCDVVLDITLPLVELDPVGDPPGYVDYPFWTMYSRAIEERIKVLSFAYGMTGDVRYSSMIKEYLLSLSSFSKWYEFPHRGAEGNLSNAHFLLGVAIGYDAVFNTLSAQEKETIEEAIFSKGLQPLEIDFDNQDSHNIIASKRVSMFVGALAILDVPIYTDRVKLFLENSFEYISTYLDNRLKDPEIEGLLYLNVAARHLLMAADILQRSASRDELINHEYFSFLPDVFMYMLGTGANASFVNFSDSFYKLDILYSMAVLASNRNHPVASWFIHRFPEKKLDLLLDFKKIPAPVEPGQFYKQNSKVFPVIGWASLRSGWQEGDHLLAFNSSESGKDHNHFDQNNFVLHTAGEWLITNPGYQDYVEGPRREFTLGTVGHNSMLVDGKGQMYRGRSRFVDYYTSEGFSYIIGDASGAYGPEIIGWERKIIHLDQRYFVMFDKVEKSVNESDLSFLFHTPASIHAGGEILAAGEQLNQNTLHFTGEKAVAEISVCYPSDAEKVVTRYPGAEQYGACLQVRLKESERFQNLVTLIRPCGSENKNELSYELFRSGPFFDLKVTDPDLGITDYLLVNEERTTVYQSSKDNQVKIKAEQGWIALAHDEKAPIKFGIVGGNELVLNETVLVHSSENINVSGSFYEESAKVKIEQHQKGKVYILAANPHCILLNGNPPSEKQVLWDSEKGVLEFELSAGIYYLDLFFRAV; encoded by the coding sequence ATGGATACAATCCAGTTTCTTAAAGACTTAAAGCCTCATCCAAGAATTTTGTTCAATGCTCGGGAGATAAAAGAAATCAAATCCCGGGTAAGTGTGGATGACGCTGCCGGTGCCAGCGCTATCTCTTTCGGCGAAATCTGGGAGGAAGTCCAGCAGCAAGCAGAGAAATATCTCGCTGAGAATGATTTCAAGGTGGCGTATCCAAGCTGTGATGTTGTACTCGACATCACACTGCCACTTGTTGAGCTTGATCCTGTAGGCGACCCTCCTGGCTATGTGGATTATCCGTTCTGGACGATGTATTCCAGAGCAATAGAGGAGCGGATTAAGGTACTGAGCTTTGCTTATGGAATGACAGGGGATGTCCGTTACTCTTCAATGATAAAAGAATATTTGCTGTCTCTATCTTCTTTTTCAAAATGGTATGAATTCCCGCATCGTGGAGCCGAGGGCAATTTAAGCAATGCGCATTTCCTGTTAGGAGTGGCAATTGGCTATGATGCGGTATTCAACACATTATCGGCTCAGGAAAAAGAGACGATTGAAGAGGCGATTTTTTCAAAGGGACTTCAACCGCTGGAGATCGATTTCGATAACCAGGACAGCCATAATATCATTGCATCCAAGCGAGTTTCAATGTTCGTTGGCGCACTGGCGATACTGGATGTCCCGATATACACGGATCGGGTCAAGCTTTTCCTGGAAAATTCATTTGAGTACATCAGCACTTATTTGGATAACCGATTGAAGGATCCAGAAATAGAAGGCTTATTATATCTGAATGTTGCGGCACGCCATTTGTTAATGGCTGCTGACATCCTGCAGCGGTCTGCTTCACGCGATGAGTTGATCAACCATGAATACTTCAGCTTTCTTCCTGATGTTTTTATGTACATGTTAGGCACGGGTGCGAATGCCAGCTTCGTTAATTTTTCGGATTCATTTTATAAGCTGGATATTTTGTATTCGATGGCTGTGCTTGCATCGAATCGGAATCATCCTGTTGCAAGCTGGTTTATCCACCGATTTCCAGAGAAGAAGCTGGATTTATTGCTGGACTTTAAAAAGATACCAGCCCCTGTGGAACCTGGCCAATTTTACAAGCAAAACTCGAAGGTGTTTCCAGTTATCGGCTGGGCGTCACTAAGAAGCGGCTGGCAGGAAGGGGATCATCTGCTTGCTTTTAATTCGAGTGAATCCGGAAAAGATCATAACCATTTCGATCAGAATAATTTCGTTTTGCATACTGCGGGCGAATGGTTGATTACGAATCCTGGCTATCAGGATTATGTTGAGGGACCAAGAAGGGAATTCACGCTGGGAACAGTTGGACATAATAGTATGCTTGTCGATGGCAAGGGGCAAATGTACAGGGGCCGAAGCAGATTTGTAGATTACTATACTTCAGAAGGGTTTTCTTACATCATTGGGGACGCAAGCGGAGCCTATGGTCCTGAGATAATTGGCTGGGAACGGAAAATCATTCATCTTGATCAGCGTTATTTTGTGATGTTCGATAAAGTGGAAAAATCGGTTAATGAGAGCGATCTATCCTTTTTGTTCCATACGCCTGCCAGTATCCACGCGGGGGGAGAGATTCTGGCAGCTGGAGAACAACTGAATCAAAACACTCTTCACTTTACCGGTGAGAAAGCTGTGGCAGAGATCTCGGTTTGTTATCCTTCCGATGCAGAAAAAGTGGTTACCAGATATCCAGGAGCAGAGCAGTATGGAGCTTGTCTGCAGGTTAGGCTCAAAGAAAGTGAGAGGTTTCAGAACCTCGTTACCTTGATCAGGCCTTGTGGGTCAGAAAATAAGAATGAACTAAGCTATGAATTATTCCGTTCAGGTCCGTTTTTTGATTTGAAGGTAACAGATCCCGACTTAGGCATAACAGATTATCTGCTAGTGAATGAGGAGAGAACAACTGTTTATCAATCTAGTAAAGACAATCAAGTGAAGATAAAAGCAGAACAGGGCTGGATTGCGCTTGCTCATGATGAGAAAGCGCCTATCAAATTCGGGATTGTTGGTGGCAATGAATTAGTATTGAATGAAACCGTCCTCGTTCATTCTAGTGAAAACATAAATGTTTCCGGCTCTTTTTATGAAGAATCTGCAAAAGTGAAAATAGAGCAGCATCAGAAGGGGAAAGTATATATTCTAGCGGCTAATCCTCACTGTATTTTGCTTAACGGTAACCCTCCTAGTGAAAAGCAGGTTCTTTGGGATTCAGAAAAAGGTGTTCTGGAGTTTGAATTGTCAGCGGGTATCTATTATTTGGACCTATTTTTCAGAGCAGTCTAG